A region from the Phycisphaeraceae bacterium genome encodes:
- a CDS encoding pyruvate, phosphate dikinase: MIYYFGHARCDGNGSQKALLGGKGANLAEMTRIGLPVPPGFTITTDVCTAYYAQGKKLPPALMDELKRAIATLESETGKKFGDSRNPLLVAVRSGARDSMPGMMDTILNLGLNDIAVEAVKAATGNGRFAYDCYRRFVQMYGDVVMGVQKRHENEHDPFEDVMHRLKHERGAKEDTDLNEADLRELVSRYKALIRERTGKEFPAAALDQLKGAIGAVFSSWMNERAILYRAKYKIPAEWGTAVNVQSMVFGNMGEDCATGVAFTRDPATGENIFYGEYLVNAQGEDVVAGVRTPKKVQEMAQDPIIGSAYKELEKVRRTLEKNFGDVQDFEFTIEKKKLYMLQTRNGKRTAVAYVKIAHDMVKEKLMSSEHAIRSADPEAINQLLQPIFDRSAYEQAKKDGRMMTVGLPAGPGAASGAVVFTAAKAEELAGKGQRVVLARVETSPEDLRGMIAAEGILTSRGGVSSHAALVARQMGKVCVAGAGDIHIDYVHGTLTCHGTTIREGDPISINGSTGEVFNGAIASADSELKQVLIGKTMKPSESKLFQYYDFVMKLADKFRKLGIRTNADTPEQVENAVAFGAEGIGLCRTEHMFFEGDRIDAMREMILSTTEEGRTAALAKLLPYQQADFEGIFRALAGKPACIRLLDPPLHEFLPHDHAAQSALANKMGISQETVSTRVHDLHEFNPMLGFRGCRLGIGYPAISEMQARAIFQAAAKVQKEGLKVRPEVMIPLVGFKRELDLQAEIVHRVAAEVQKATGQKLKYAVGTMIEIPRGALTADEIAQTAEFFSFGTNDLTQTTLGMSRDDSGRFLPQYQALEIIKGNPFASIDQTGVGQLMQTAVEKGQKTRPDIKLGICGEHGGDPSSIEFCNRLGLAYVSCSPFRVPVARLAAGQAALKK; encoded by the coding sequence ATGATTTACTACTTCGGACACGCCCGCTGTGACGGCAACGGCTCGCAGAAAGCATTGCTGGGCGGCAAAGGAGCGAACCTTGCCGAGATGACCCGCATCGGTCTTCCGGTTCCCCCCGGCTTCACCATCACCACCGACGTCTGCACAGCTTACTACGCACAGGGCAAGAAACTTCCGCCGGCTCTGATGGATGAGTTGAAGCGAGCCATCGCCACGCTCGAAAGCGAGACGGGTAAGAAGTTTGGCGATTCACGCAATCCGTTGCTGGTGGCGGTGCGTTCCGGTGCACGCGACTCCATGCCGGGCATGATGGACACGATCCTGAACCTGGGCCTTAACGATATCGCCGTCGAAGCGGTCAAGGCTGCGACCGGCAACGGACGATTTGCCTACGACTGCTACCGCCGTTTTGTGCAGATGTATGGCGACGTGGTGATGGGGGTGCAGAAGCGCCACGAAAATGAACACGATCCGTTTGAGGACGTGATGCACCGCCTCAAGCACGAGCGCGGCGCGAAGGAAGACACCGACCTCAACGAAGCGGACCTGCGCGAGCTGGTTTCCCGTTACAAGGCTTTGATCCGCGAGCGCACCGGCAAGGAGTTCCCCGCAGCAGCACTGGATCAGCTCAAGGGCGCGATCGGTGCGGTCTTTTCCTCGTGGATGAATGAACGAGCGATTCTCTATCGCGCCAAGTACAAGATCCCCGCCGAGTGGGGCACCGCCGTCAACGTGCAGAGCATGGTTTTCGGCAATATGGGTGAGGATTGCGCTACCGGGGTGGCATTCACTCGTGACCCGGCGACGGGTGAGAACATCTTTTACGGTGAATACCTCGTCAACGCCCAGGGTGAGGACGTCGTCGCCGGTGTCCGCACGCCCAAGAAAGTTCAGGAGATGGCTCAGGATCCGATCATCGGATCGGCCTATAAGGAACTCGAAAAAGTACGTCGGACGCTGGAGAAAAACTTCGGCGATGTGCAGGACTTTGAGTTCACCATCGAAAAGAAAAAGCTCTACATGCTCCAAACGCGCAACGGCAAACGGACTGCCGTTGCGTATGTGAAGATCGCGCACGACATGGTTAAGGAAAAACTCATGTCGTCTGAGCACGCGATCCGCTCGGCTGATCCGGAAGCGATCAATCAGCTTCTCCAGCCGATCTTCGACCGCAGCGCGTATGAGCAGGCGAAGAAAGACGGCCGGATGATGACGGTCGGCCTGCCCGCAGGGCCGGGTGCCGCATCAGGCGCCGTCGTGTTTACTGCCGCCAAGGCGGAAGAGCTTGCCGGCAAGGGCCAGCGTGTCGTGCTGGCGCGTGTGGAGACAAGCCCGGAAGATCTCCGCGGAATGATCGCAGCCGAGGGCATCCTGACCAGTCGCGGCGGCGTGTCGAGCCATGCGGCTCTGGTCGCTCGTCAGATGGGCAAGGTGTGCGTGGCCGGCGCGGGTGATATTCACATCGACTACGTTCATGGCACGCTGACCTGCCACGGTACGACGATCCGCGAAGGTGATCCCATCAGCATCAACGGCTCGACAGGCGAGGTGTTCAACGGAGCGATCGCCTCGGCGGACAGCGAGCTTAAGCAGGTCCTCATCGGCAAGACGATGAAGCCTTCCGAAAGCAAGCTCTTCCAATACTATGACTTTGTGATGAAGCTGGCGGACAAGTTCCGCAAGCTGGGCATCCGTACCAACGCGGACACTCCTGAACAGGTTGAAAATGCCGTTGCGTTCGGTGCCGAGGGCATCGGTCTCTGCCGCACGGAGCATATGTTCTTCGAGGGCGATCGCATTGACGCGATGCGTGAAATGATCCTCTCGACTACGGAAGAAGGCCGCACCGCAGCTCTGGCAAAACTGCTGCCTTATCAGCAGGCGGACTTCGAGGGCATCTTCCGCGCTCTGGCGGGAAAACCTGCGTGCATCCGCCTCCTCGATCCGCCGCTACACGAGTTCCTCCCGCACGATCACGCGGCGCAGTCTGCCTTGGCGAACAAGATGGGCATCTCACAGGAGACGGTGTCCACACGGGTTCACGATCTCCACGAGTTCAATCCCATGCTCGGCTTCCGTGGCTGCCGTCTGGGGATTGGTTACCCGGCCATTTCGGAAATGCAGGCGCGTGCCATTTTCCAGGCTGCCGCCAAGGTGCAGAAGGAAGGCCTGAAAGTTCGCCCCGAAGTCATGATCCCGCTGGTGGGCTTCAAGCGAGAGCTTGATCTGCAGGCGGAGATTGTCCACCGTGTTGCCGCCGAAGTGCAGAAGGCGACGGGTCAAAAGCTCAAGTACGCGGTAGGCACGATGATCGAGATTCCACGCGGGGCGCTGACCGCCGACGAGATCGCGCAGACGGCGGAGTTTTTCAGCTTCGGGACCAATGACCTGACCCAGACTACGCTGGGCATGAGCCGTGACGACAGCGGACGGTTCCTGCCGCAGTATCAGGCACTGGAAATCATCAAGGGCAACCCGTTTGCGAGCATCGATCAGACCGGTGTCGGCCAGCTTATGCAGACCGCTGTTGAGAAGGGCCAAAAGACAAGGCCTGACATCAAGCTGGGTATCTGCGGCGAGCACGGCGGCGACCCGTCGTCGATCGAGTTCTGCAACCGCCTCGGACTGGCGTATGTGAGCTGTTCGCCGTTCCGCGTGCCGGTGGCGCGATTGGCGGCTGGGCAGGCAGCCCTGAAAAAGTGA
- a CDS encoding MltA domain-containing protein yields MVRRSVVLPVLAAAVIALSITGCRKARIIEEGKDYSRVTNGPALRKLDRSEYPNLTLAFQARDQTLMTALDRSISWYAKPSTTQFFPLQEITHPQAQASAIAMKQILASATTADEFMQRLYAEFDVYQSVGWNGEGEVLFTGYYSPIFNASAVRTDEFQYPLYKRPPDLVTNPVTGETLGRNINGQVIPYPTRAQIESSNMLAGYEFVYLRDPLDAYIIQVNGSAKLVMTDGSIRYIGYAGNNGHPYTSVMRALVDEGKIDKNSVNLATLRAYFREHPGELAGYTRRNDRFVFFMDYGTDIWPAGSLGVKVTSFRSLATDKEKFPRGAVTMVQTSIPSTATGELRRFDQFMMDQDTGGAIRAAGRADIYMGIGPEAEALAGRQFAEGRLYYFFLRPDRVAAWQAAIGK; encoded by the coding sequence ATGGTTCGTCGTTCTGTTGTGCTGCCGGTGCTGGCGGCGGCGGTCATCGCGCTTTCGATCACCGGCTGTCGCAAAGCCAGAATCATCGAGGAAGGGAAGGACTACAGCCGCGTCACCAACGGGCCGGCCCTGCGAAAGCTTGATCGCAGCGAATACCCGAACCTGACGCTGGCGTTTCAGGCACGCGACCAGACCCTGATGACAGCACTGGATCGCAGCATCAGTTGGTACGCCAAGCCCTCGACCACGCAGTTTTTCCCGCTTCAGGAGATCACCCATCCCCAGGCACAAGCCAGTGCGATCGCGATGAAACAGATCCTCGCATCGGCGACCACTGCGGATGAGTTTATGCAGCGACTCTACGCGGAGTTTGATGTTTATCAGAGTGTGGGATGGAACGGTGAGGGTGAGGTGCTGTTTACCGGCTACTACTCGCCGATCTTCAACGCCTCTGCCGTGCGGACGGATGAGTTCCAGTACCCGCTCTACAAGCGACCGCCTGACCTCGTGACCAATCCCGTCACCGGCGAAACGCTGGGGCGAAACATCAACGGCCAGGTCATTCCCTATCCGACTCGTGCTCAGATCGAATCGAGCAACATGCTCGCGGGTTATGAGTTTGTGTATCTGCGTGACCCGCTCGATGCGTACATCATCCAAGTCAACGGCTCAGCCAAACTCGTCATGACCGACGGGTCGATCCGCTACATCGGCTACGCGGGGAACAACGGCCATCCGTACACCAGTGTGATGCGGGCACTCGTCGATGAAGGCAAGATCGATAAGAACAGCGTCAATCTCGCAACGCTTCGCGCGTACTTCCGCGAACATCCAGGCGAGCTGGCCGGCTACACGCGACGGAATGATCGTTTTGTGTTTTTCATGGATTACGGCACGGACATCTGGCCGGCTGGTTCACTGGGAGTCAAAGTCACATCATTCCGATCGCTGGCGACGGACAAGGAAAAGTTCCCGCGCGGCGCGGTGACGATGGTGCAGACGAGCATCCCTTCAACGGCGACAGGTGAGCTTCGACGGTTTGATCAGTTCATGATGGACCAGGACACCGGCGGGGCGATTCGAGCCGCCGGCCGTGCGGATATCTACATGGGGATCGGCCCCGAAGCGGAAGCACTGGCGGGCAGGCAATTTGCCGAGGGCAGGTTGTATTACTTCTTCCTGCGACCCGATCGCGTGGCGGCATGGCAGGCCGCGATAGGCAAATAA
- a CDS encoding TerC family protein, with protein MGYRMVVWLWVGFIAFVCFLLGLDLGVFNRKAHVIRTKEALYWSAFWIGLALLFNVGIYFLYQHHIFGIGEKIGHNLEGREAAMLFFTGYVIEKSLSLDNIFVIALIFAYFKVPGQYQHRVLFWGVLGALVMRGLMIWAGAELIERFSWTLYIFGGVLIITAIKMLMAGDEEPDLEKNIFVRIVRKLFPISPGYEGQRFFTRIPVAPSGQFDGGVLASRFAITPMFLVLLVIEGTDVVFAVDSIPAIFGITQDPFIVFTSNVFAILGLRSLFFALAAMLNKFQYLKTSLVFVLVFIGGKMIAEQWYQGRHPVAEGEKPHHLMPTEVSLAIVVAILATGVIASLIKARRDERQGKA; from the coding sequence ATGGGATATCGCATGGTTGTCTGGCTCTGGGTCGGGTTCATCGCCTTTGTCTGTTTTCTTCTGGGGCTGGACCTGGGGGTTTTCAATCGCAAGGCTCACGTCATTCGCACCAAGGAGGCGCTCTACTGGAGTGCGTTCTGGATTGGTCTGGCGTTGCTGTTTAACGTCGGCATCTATTTCCTCTACCAGCATCACATCTTCGGCATCGGCGAAAAAATCGGGCATAACCTCGAAGGTCGCGAAGCCGCGATGCTTTTTTTCACCGGCTATGTGATCGAAAAATCGCTGAGCCTGGACAACATCTTCGTCATTGCCCTGATCTTTGCCTATTTCAAAGTGCCGGGACAGTACCAGCACCGGGTGCTCTTCTGGGGCGTGCTCGGCGCGCTGGTCATGCGCGGGCTGATGATCTGGGCCGGTGCGGAATTGATCGAACGATTTTCGTGGACGCTCTACATCTTCGGCGGTGTCCTGATCATTACCGCGATCAAAATGCTCATGGCTGGTGACGAAGAACCCGATCTCGAAAAAAATATCTTCGTTCGGATCGTACGGAAACTGTTTCCCATCAGCCCCGGTTATGAGGGGCAGCGTTTCTTCACACGGATACCCGTCGCGCCGTCGGGCCAGTTTGACGGCGGCGTCCTGGCGTCACGATTCGCTATCACGCCGATGTTTCTCGTGCTGCTGGTCATCGAAGGGACGGACGTGGTTTTCGCCGTCGATTCGATTCCCGCAATCTTCGGCATTACGCAGGATCCATTTATCGTTTTCACGTCCAACGTCTTTGCGATTCTGGGCCTCCGCTCGCTCTTTTTCGCGCTGGCGGCCATGCTCAACAAGTTCCAGTACCTCAAGACGAGTCTGGTATTTGTGCTGGTGTTCATCGGCGGGAAAATGATCGCCGAGCAGTGGTATCAGGGGCGTCATCCTGTCGCCGAGGGAGAAAAACCTCACCATCTGATGCCCACGGAAGTGTCCCTGGCGATCGTCGTAGCCATTCTGGCAACAGGCGTGATCGCGTCGCTCATCAAAGCACGGCGTGACGAGCGGCAGGGTAAAGCGTAA
- a CDS encoding (d)CMP kinase: MQGLIITLDGPAGSGKSTIARRLAQRLGLEFLDTGAMYRGLTALCLDDGIDPAAAPAAVVELARRFPIRFDWQADPPRLHIGEHDLTDRLRDPDVTFSVSDVASIGAVRQVMVEAQRRIALSHPRLVTEGRDQGSVVFPQALIKFYLDATPAVRAKRRAEEIRRAGKPVDEAQILEQITMRDQRDQQRTDGPLYCPSNAAVVDTSHLSLEQVLEHLEKLVREKAAEAQITIGGSSKYQPASPLGTEPSR, from the coding sequence ATGCAGGGGTTGATTATCACGCTCGATGGTCCCGCAGGAAGCGGCAAATCCACCATCGCCCGACGGCTTGCGCAGCGGTTGGGTCTGGAATTTCTCGACACCGGCGCGATGTATCGAGGGTTAACAGCGCTTTGCCTTGACGACGGCATCGACCCGGCGGCAGCACCGGCTGCGGTCGTCGAACTCGCCAGACGATTTCCTATCCGGTTCGATTGGCAGGCCGACCCGCCGCGACTTCATATCGGCGAGCACGATCTGACCGACCGGCTGCGCGATCCCGATGTGACGTTCAGCGTCAGTGATGTCGCATCAATCGGCGCGGTGCGTCAGGTCATGGTCGAAGCGCAACGCCGTATCGCGCTGAGTCATCCGCGTCTGGTCACGGAGGGACGCGATCAGGGTTCGGTGGTTTTCCCGCAGGCGTTGATCAAGTTTTATCTCGATGCGACGCCTGCCGTCCGGGCAAAGCGTCGGGCGGAGGAAATCCGCCGGGCCGGCAAGCCGGTGGACGAAGCACAGATTCTTGAACAGATCACGATGCGCGATCAACGTGATCAGCAGCGAACGGACGGCCCGTTGTATTGCCCGTCCAACGCCGCCGTGGTGGACACGTCGCATTTGTCGCTGGAACAGGTGCTGGAACACCTGGAAAAGCTGGTTCGAGAGAAAGCGGCAGAAGCTCAAATCACGATCGGCGGATCGTCGAAATACCAGCCGGCATCACCCCTGGGCACGGAGCCGTCGCGATGA
- a CDS encoding 1-acyl-sn-glycerol-3-phosphate acyltransferase: MIDTAWGRFRARQPGLPAWRIVWWHFLHFLCFLWVGPFYRYRAWHYDRVPLEGPVLLVSNHQSFLDPILVGLSAHHRQFYAMARSTLFHHPLFAWLIASLNAIPVERGTADMGAMRRSIEVLKEGHALLIFPEGTRTPDGTTKPFATGTMLIIKRARPLIVPVAVEGSFAAWPRERKAPRAGGRIGVMFGHPIRAEDLLEGEPEAALERLRANIENMRLELAERLARDEWPADNLSETACL, translated from the coding sequence ATGATTGATACCGCGTGGGGACGTTTCCGCGCTCGACAGCCCGGCCTGCCCGCATGGCGCATCGTCTGGTGGCACTTCCTGCATTTTCTCTGCTTCCTGTGGGTCGGGCCGTTTTACCGCTATCGGGCGTGGCATTACGACCGTGTCCCGCTCGAAGGGCCGGTGCTCCTGGTCAGCAACCACCAGTCGTTTCTGGATCCGATCCTGGTCGGTCTCAGTGCGCATCATCGGCAGTTTTATGCCATGGCGCGATCGACGTTGTTCCATCATCCCCTTTTTGCCTGGCTCATCGCGTCGCTCAATGCGATCCCTGTTGAGCGGGGCACCGCTGACATGGGAGCGATGCGCCGGTCGATCGAGGTGCTCAAGGAAGGGCACGCGCTGTTGATATTCCCCGAAGGGACACGCACGCCGGACGGCACAACCAAGCCTTTCGCAACCGGGACGATGCTGATTATCAAGCGGGCGCGTCCGCTGATCGTGCCGGTGGCGGTGGAGGGATCGTTCGCGGCCTGGCCGCGTGAGCGCAAGGCCCCGCGAGCCGGTGGCAGGATCGGAGTGATGTTCGGCCATCCGATCCGCGCGGAGGATTTACTGGAAGGCGAGCCGGAAGCTGCGCTGGAACGGCTGCGTGCGAACATCGAGAACATGCGGCTGGAACTGGCTGAGCGGTTAGCGCGGGATGAATGGCCGGCTGACAATCTCAGTGAGACCGCCTGCCTCTGA
- a CDS encoding acetylxylan esterase: MAFFDFPLEKLQTYIPSNREPKDFDAFWKRTLQESATKPIAAKFTRVDQSVYELVDVYDVTFNGYRGQPVKGWFIEPRWTAGCAKRPCLVTYIGYGGGRSLPIDHVATATAGIANFVMDTRGQGSTWAPGDTADDAGSDPQYPGFMTRGIRSPETYYFRRVFTDAARAVQAAASHPHVDRERIGVTGGSQGGGIAIAAAALAGKAAKIAMPDVPFLCDYRRATTIVDTAPYSEITSFLKTHRGQSQQIYNTLDYFDGVNFAPRITARCLFSIALMDTVCPPSTCFGAFNRIKAKKEVRVYDFNNHEGGGPVHFVERLKFARKYL, from the coding sequence ATGGCCTTTTTCGATTTCCCGCTTGAAAAACTGCAAACCTACATACCATCGAACCGCGAGCCGAAGGACTTCGATGCTTTCTGGAAGCGCACGCTTCAGGAGAGCGCAACGAAACCCATCGCAGCCAAGTTTACCCGTGTGGATCAGTCGGTCTATGAACTGGTTGACGTGTACGACGTGACGTTCAACGGTTATCGAGGCCAGCCGGTCAAGGGGTGGTTCATCGAGCCGCGCTGGACCGCCGGCTGCGCCAAGCGGCCGTGCCTGGTGACCTACATCGGCTACGGCGGCGGGCGGTCGCTGCCAATAGATCATGTGGCGACGGCGACGGCGGGGATTGCGAACTTTGTCATGGATACCCGTGGGCAAGGCTCCACCTGGGCACCGGGCGACACCGCCGATGACGCCGGTTCCGATCCGCAGTATCCCGGCTTTATGACCCGCGGTATCCGCTCACCCGAAACCTACTACTTCCGCCGAGTCTTCACCGACGCCGCCCGCGCGGTACAGGCGGCAGCCTCGCATCCGCACGTGGACAGGGAACGCATCGGCGTCACGGGTGGAAGCCAGGGCGGCGGAATCGCCATCGCAGCCGCTGCACTGGCGGGTAAAGCGGCGAAGATCGCCATGCCCGACGTGCCCTTCCTCTGCGATTACCGACGAGCCACGACGATCGTTGACACCGCCCCTTACAGCGAAATCACCAGCTTCCTCAAAACCCACCGCGGACAATCGCAGCAGATTTACAACACGCTTGATTACTTCGATGGCGTGAACTTCGCGCCGCGAATCACCGCCAGATGCCTTTTCTCAATCGCCCTGATGGATACGGTCTGCCCGCCGAGCACCTGTTTCGGCGCGTTCAACCGGATCAAGGCCAAGAAAGAAGTGCGCGTGTATGACTTCAACAACCACGAGGGCGGCGGACCTGTTCACTTCGTGGAGAGGTTGAAGTTTGCCCGAAAGTATCTCTGA
- a CDS encoding dephospho-CoA kinase: MSRTHSNQNAHRKPVIGIIGGVGSGKSTVARLFASLGCAVIDADVLAHEALASEPVKREIVRWWGDDVLKADGSVNRQAVGKIVFADNAELARLEGIVHPIVHRRRAELREKYQHDQQVVAIVEDTPLLLEKHLEDQVDVIVYVHADAAIRAARVAGRGWSEGEIARREKNQLSLDIKRNRADYVIDNNAGETESLSHVRRVLSQILHRDRGK; the protein is encoded by the coding sequence ATGTCCCGAACTCATTCAAATCAGAACGCGCATCGCAAGCCCGTCATTGGGATCATCGGCGGTGTCGGCTCAGGTAAGAGCACGGTGGCGCGGCTGTTCGCGTCGCTGGGCTGTGCAGTGATCGATGCGGACGTGCTGGCCCATGAAGCGCTGGCCAGTGAACCGGTGAAACGGGAGATTGTCCGATGGTGGGGCGATGACGTTCTCAAAGCTGACGGCTCGGTCAACCGTCAAGCGGTCGGGAAAATCGTGTTTGCCGACAATGCGGAGCTGGCGCGGTTGGAGGGGATCGTTCATCCGATCGTGCATCGCCGCCGTGCGGAACTGCGGGAGAAATATCAGCACGATCAGCAAGTGGTCGCCATCGTCGAGGATACGCCGCTCCTGTTGGAAAAACATCTGGAAGATCAGGTGGATGTGATCGTGTACGTCCATGCGGATGCGGCGATACGTGCTGCGCGAGTGGCAGGGCGCGGGTGGTCGGAAGGGGAAATCGCCCGTCGAGAGAAAAATCAACTCTCACTTGACATCAAGCGAAATCGGGCGGATTATGTCATAGACAACAACGCCGGCGAAACCGAAAGTCTTTCGCACGTCCGCCGGGTACTTTCCCAGATCCTTCATCGTGATCGAGGCAAGTGA
- the rho gene encoding transcription termination factor Rho, translating to MAKTPTFRSRKRKTENEASQTPAADDAVVEAVIDETPAAAPTPSAAEPVAATPPPAPASAPSTPTPPPVQEPHSSTDQELDAETQSRYEQAKRQEISIRDLQRMSVDELHKLAAQERIENPASLKKQDLIFQILKSRISKQGLMYGEGVLEILPDGFGFLRSPEYSYLACPDDIYVSPSQIRRFGLKVGHIVQGTIRPPKESERYFALLRVDAINGQPPDALNDIKTFEDLTPLHPDQRLVLETTPEQIEMRIVDLVTPLGRGQRALIVAPPRTGKTVILQKMANAIIKNYPEIKVIVLLIDERPEEVTDFRNNTPKDVEVVASTFDEQSARHVQVCDMVSEKARRMVEFGEHVVILMDSLTRMARAYNTEMPHSGKIGTGGLDTNALQRPKKFFGSARAIENGGSLTIIATALVDTGSKMDDIIFEEFKGTGNSELHLDRRLVEKRVYPAIDISASGTRREELLLDPKELQLVYRLRKVLADMNVVEAMELLKSRLSRVKTNAEFLLTMNLD from the coding sequence ATGGCAAAGACCCCAACCTTCCGCAGCCGCAAGCGCAAGACCGAAAACGAAGCGTCTCAAACCCCTGCCGCTGACGACGCCGTCGTTGAAGCGGTGATCGATGAGACCCCCGCAGCCGCGCCGACACCGTCAGCCGCGGAACCTGTTGCCGCAACCCCGCCACCCGCGCCGGCGTCCGCACCGAGCACGCCGACTCCGCCTCCGGTGCAGGAGCCTCATTCATCGACCGATCAGGAACTCGACGCCGAGACGCAGTCGCGCTATGAGCAGGCGAAGCGACAGGAAATTTCGATCCGCGATCTGCAGCGCATGAGTGTGGATGAATTGCACAAGTTGGCAGCACAGGAGCGGATCGAAAATCCCGCGAGCCTCAAGAAACAGGACCTGATCTTTCAGATCCTCAAGAGCCGTATCAGCAAGCAAGGTCTGATGTACGGCGAGGGTGTGCTGGAAATCCTGCCCGACGGCTTTGGGTTCCTCCGCTCACCGGAATACAGCTATCTGGCCTGCCCGGATGACATTTACGTTTCGCCGTCGCAGATTCGCCGCTTCGGGCTCAAGGTCGGCCACATTGTGCAGGGCACGATCCGCCCGCCAAAAGAAAGTGAACGTTATTTCGCGCTGCTCCGCGTCGATGCGATCAACGGTCAGCCGCCCGATGCGCTGAACGATATCAAGACCTTCGAGGACTTGACGCCGCTGCACCCGGATCAACGTTTGGTTCTCGAAACCACGCCGGAGCAGATCGAGATGCGGATCGTCGATCTCGTGACCCCGCTGGGCCGAGGACAGCGTGCCCTGATCGTGGCCCCGCCGCGTACCGGCAAGACCGTGATCCTTCAGAAGATGGCCAATGCGATCATCAAGAATTACCCAGAAATCAAAGTGATCGTGCTGCTCATCGACGAGCGGCCTGAGGAAGTCACGGACTTCCGCAACAACACGCCTAAGGATGTCGAGGTCGTCGCCAGCACGTTCGATGAACAGAGTGCCCGCCATGTGCAGGTCTGCGATATGGTCAGCGAAAAAGCACGACGCATGGTCGAGTTCGGCGAGCACGTGGTCATCCTCATGGACTCGCTGACTCGCATGGCGCGAGCCTATAACACCGAGATGCCCCACAGCGGCAAGATCGGCACCGGCGGTCTGGATACCAACGCTCTCCAGAGGCCGAAAAAGTTCTTCGGCTCCGCTCGCGCGATTGAAAACGGCGGCAGTCTCACCATCATCGCCACCGCGCTGGTGGATACCGGCTCGAAGATGGACGACATCATCTTTGAGGAGTTCAAAGGCACGGGTAACAGCGAGCTTCACCTCGACCGCCGTCTTGTCGAGAAGCGTGTGTACCCAGCCATCGACATCAGCGCATCAGGCACCCGCCGCGAAGAACTACTTCTCGATCCCAAGGAACTCCAGCTGGTTTACCGGCTGCGTAAAGTTCTGGCGGATATGAACGTGGTCGAAGCCATGGAACTGCTTAAGAGCCGTTTGAGTCGGGTCAAGACCAACGCAGAGTTCCTGCTGACGATGAATCTGGATTGA
- a CDS encoding PilZ domain-containing protein — MTTQSVDNRKNIRVTIDEHAPEVKLTLQTVGGGTDTRTVRAYDLSRTGMGFVDAKGIAIGTKCVLILYHQRRPLRVIGKVTNCRPDKKHGHIVGVKFTSITPFQSETSGAELTNDPAVDRLMIEL, encoded by the coding sequence ATGACCACTCAATCCGTCGATAATCGCAAAAACATCCGCGTCACGATTGATGAACATGCCCCGGAGGTGAAGCTCACACTCCAGACCGTCGGCGGCGGGACGGATACGCGCACCGTCCGCGCGTATGACCTCTCAAGGACCGGCATGGGGTTCGTGGACGCCAAAGGAATCGCAATCGGCACCAAGTGCGTCCTGATCCTCTATCACCAGAGGCGACCGCTGCGCGTCATCGGTAAAGTCACCAACTGCCGGCCCGACAAAAAGCACGGCCACATCGTTGGGGTCAAGTTCACCAGCATCACTCCCTTCCAGAGCGAAACGAGCGGAGCGGAACTGACCAACGACCCAGCGGTCGATCGGCTGATGATCGAGCTGTGA